One segment of Mycolicibacterium baixiangningiae DNA contains the following:
- a CDS encoding TetR/AcrR family transcriptional regulator, translating to MTNTRTKRGSTRTNMLIGAAEVLRERGAAGVTIDEVLQRSGAPRGSVYYHFPEGRNQIVSEALQLAGESITSLIDEAATKGGLHLVRRFVEFWDRVLADSDFTAGCPVVAAAIGSAEDGPQLTTVAGAIFGHWRDALGRAFVVDGCEESEAASLAITSIAALEGAVVLCRATRSLDPLRQVHTQLEFLITSREFIRRNGIPTMTS from the coding sequence ATGACCAACACCCGCACCAAGCGCGGTTCGACGCGCACCAACATGCTGATCGGCGCCGCCGAAGTCCTCCGCGAGCGCGGAGCGGCCGGCGTCACCATCGACGAAGTGCTCCAGCGCAGCGGCGCGCCCCGCGGCAGCGTCTACTACCACTTTCCTGAAGGCCGCAACCAGATCGTCTCCGAAGCGCTGCAGTTGGCCGGGGAGTCCATCACCTCGCTGATCGACGAGGCGGCCACCAAGGGCGGTCTGCACCTCGTACGCCGGTTCGTCGAGTTCTGGGACCGCGTGCTCGCCGACAGTGACTTCACGGCGGGCTGCCCGGTGGTGGCCGCAGCGATCGGGTCCGCCGAGGACGGGCCGCAACTGACGACGGTCGCCGGGGCGATCTTCGGGCACTGGCGCGATGCGCTGGGGCGCGCGTTCGTGGTCGACGGGTGCGAGGAGAGCGAGGCGGCCTCGCTGGCGATCACGAGTATCGCCGCGCTCGAGGGCGCCGTCGTGCTGTGCCGGGCGACGCGCAGCCTGGACCCACTGCGCCAGGTGCACACCCAACTCGAGTTCCTGATCACATCGCGGGAGTTCATCCGCCGCAACGGTATTCCCACGATGACCAGCTGA
- a CDS encoding class I SAM-dependent methyltransferase, producing MSATELFARRATLSRSVRLLSEFRFEQSDPARFYGALADDTAAMVADLWLGATGQDAAGRTVLDVGGGPGFFAAAFARHGMDYVGVEPDPREMHAGPAATGRAGRYVRASGMSLPFADGSVDICLSSNVAEHVPQPWRLGAEMLRVTRPGGLAILSYTVWLGPFGGHEMGLTHYLGGARAAARYTRRHGHRPKNDYGSSLFAVSARDGLQWGASTGALIAAFPRYHPRWAWRTTKVPGLREFAVSNLVLVLQR from the coding sequence GTGTCCGCTACCGAGCTGTTCGCCCGCCGCGCGACCCTGTCGCGGTCGGTTCGATTGCTCAGTGAATTCCGCTTCGAACAGTCCGATCCGGCCCGGTTCTACGGCGCGCTCGCCGACGACACCGCCGCGATGGTGGCCGACCTGTGGCTGGGGGCGACGGGGCAGGATGCCGCGGGCCGCACGGTCCTCGACGTCGGCGGCGGGCCCGGGTTCTTCGCCGCCGCATTCGCTCGGCACGGGATGGACTACGTGGGCGTCGAACCCGACCCGCGGGAGATGCACGCAGGCCCGGCGGCCACCGGGCGCGCCGGCCGCTACGTGCGCGCCTCCGGCATGTCGTTGCCATTCGCTGATGGCAGTGTCGACATCTGTCTCTCATCGAACGTCGCCGAGCACGTACCGCAACCGTGGCGCCTCGGGGCCGAGATGCTGCGCGTCACCCGGCCGGGCGGACTGGCGATCCTGTCGTACACGGTGTGGCTCGGCCCGTTCGGCGGGCACGAGATGGGCCTGACGCACTACCTCGGTGGCGCCCGGGCCGCCGCCCGGTACACCCGCAGACATGGCCACCGACCCAAGAACGACTACGGATCGTCACTGTTCGCGGTGTCCGCGCGCGACGGCCTCCAGTGGGGTGCCAGCACCGGCGCCCTAATCGCCGCATTCCCCCGCTACCACCCGCGATGGGCGTGGCGGACGACAAAAGTGCCGGGTTTGCGGGAGTTCGCGGTGAGCAACCTCGTCCTGGTCCTGCAGCGCTGA
- a CDS encoding DUF1206 domain-containing protein, with protein sequence MTDETGAAGAVRTATNHRGAQLAARTGYLINGVLHLLIAYIIFRIAIGSGQGDADQSGALATLAETKGGFLALWGVAVALVPLTLWRLAETVLGLHPNEHHDPHPDPDDFLMVNRLKALGLALVYAAVASMAVQFALGGRDSSAERTIGLSTWLMRTPEGKAVLAVIGLGVMAVGCYFAYKGASRRFRDDLTISGGRLLTVLGVCGHVAEGLVLAGAGALVVVASVRADPSKATGLDGAVKALGQAPFGSVLIGVAAAGFAAYGLYSFALTRYARM encoded by the coding sequence GTGACGGATGAGACCGGCGCCGCCGGCGCGGTTCGCACCGCCACGAATCACCGGGGGGCACAGCTCGCGGCACGCACCGGCTATCTGATCAACGGCGTGCTGCACCTGCTGATCGCCTACATCATCTTCCGCATCGCGATCGGCTCCGGCCAGGGCGACGCCGATCAGTCGGGTGCGCTGGCCACGCTCGCCGAGACCAAGGGCGGGTTCCTCGCGCTCTGGGGCGTCGCGGTGGCGCTCGTCCCGCTGACGCTGTGGCGCCTGGCGGAGACGGTGCTCGGCCTGCATCCCAACGAGCACCACGACCCCCATCCTGACCCCGACGACTTCCTGATGGTCAACCGCCTCAAGGCACTCGGACTCGCTCTGGTGTACGCCGCGGTCGCCTCGATGGCCGTCCAGTTCGCGCTCGGCGGCCGCGATTCGAGCGCCGAGCGAACGATCGGGCTGAGCACCTGGCTGATGCGCACCCCGGAGGGTAAGGCCGTACTCGCGGTGATCGGTCTCGGCGTCATGGCCGTGGGGTGTTACTTCGCCTACAAGGGGGCATCGCGCCGGTTTCGCGATGACCTGACCATCTCCGGCGGGCGCCTGCTCACGGTGCTGGGGGTCTGCGGACACGTCGCGGAAGGGCTGGTGCTCGCGGGCGCCGGCGCTCTGGTCGTGGTCGCGTCGGTACGGGCCGATCCCTCCAAGGCCACCGGACTCGACGGTGCGGTCAAAGCGCTCGGCCAAGCGCCGTTCGGCTCCGTGTTGATCGGGGTCGCCGCGGCGGGCTTCGCCGCGTACGGGTTGTACAGCTTCGCGCTCACCCGCTACGCGCGGATGTGA
- a CDS encoding glycosyltransferase family 4 protein, protein MSARPLRSVLLLCWRDIGHPQGGGSEMYLQRIGEQLAASGVRVALRTASYPGAARREVVDGVHVSRGGGRYSVYPWALLVMALARIGLGPLRGVRPDVVVDTQNGVPFLARLIFGRRVVVLVHHCHREQWPVAGPVLRRLGWFVESVVSPRAHRRAQYVTVSLPSARDLTDLGVDGGRIAVVRNGLDEAPAATLTLPRSATPRIAVLSRLVPHKQIEDALDAVVALRPQIPDLHLDVVGGGWWQQKLVDHARLAGISDAVTFHGHVDDVAKHEVLQRSWVHVLPSRKEGWGLAVTEAGQHAVPTIGYRSSGGLTDSIVDGVTGLLVDDRDELVEALDRLLGDRVLCEQLGAKAQARSVEFSWRQSASGMREVFDAMLSGRFVSGVV, encoded by the coding sequence ATGTCCGCGCGCCCGCTTCGATCCGTCCTGCTGCTGTGCTGGCGGGATATCGGGCACCCGCAGGGCGGCGGCAGCGAGATGTACCTGCAGCGCATCGGCGAGCAGCTGGCCGCATCCGGCGTGCGGGTGGCGCTGCGCACGGCCTCGTATCCGGGCGCTGCGCGCCGCGAGGTGGTCGACGGTGTCCACGTCAGCCGGGGCGGCGGCCGCTACTCGGTCTACCCGTGGGCGCTGCTGGTGATGGCGCTGGCCCGCATCGGCCTCGGACCGCTGCGGGGGGTGCGCCCCGACGTCGTCGTCGACACCCAGAACGGCGTGCCGTTTCTGGCGCGGCTGATCTTCGGCCGCCGGGTCGTGGTGCTGGTGCACCACTGCCACCGCGAGCAGTGGCCGGTCGCGGGTCCGGTGCTGCGCCGGCTCGGCTGGTTCGTCGAATCGGTCGTGTCGCCCCGCGCGCACCGGCGGGCGCAGTACGTCACGGTGTCGCTGCCGTCGGCGCGTGATCTGACCGACCTCGGAGTCGACGGCGGGCGCATCGCCGTGGTGCGCAACGGGCTCGACGAGGCGCCGGCTGCCACGCTCACGCTTCCGCGCTCGGCCACACCGCGCATCGCGGTGCTGTCGCGGTTGGTGCCGCACAAGCAGATCGAAGACGCGCTCGACGCCGTCGTGGCACTGCGTCCGCAGATCCCCGACCTGCACCTCGACGTGGTCGGCGGCGGCTGGTGGCAGCAGAAGCTCGTCGATCACGCCCGGCTGGCGGGCATCTCCGATGCGGTCACGTTCCACGGTCACGTCGATGACGTCGCGAAGCATGAAGTACTGCAACGGAGTTGGGTGCATGTGCTGCCGTCACGCAAGGAGGGCTGGGGGCTGGCGGTCACTGAAGCCGGTCAGCACGCCGTGCCGACGATCGGCTACCGCTCGTCGGGCGGACTGACCGATTCGATCGTCGACGGGGTGACCGGTCTGCTGGTCGACGACCGCGACGAGCTGGTCGAGGCACTGGACCGGTTGCTGGGCGACCGGGTGCTGTGTGAGCAACTCGGCGCGAAGGCCCAGGCGCGAAGCGTCGAGTTCTCATGGCGGCAGAGCGCTTCGGGGATGCGTGAGGTGTTCGACGCGATGCTGTCCGGACGGTTCGTCAGCGGCGTGGTGTAG
- a CDS encoding CsbD family protein has protein sequence MSAGDKAKNKLQQLQGRMRAATGSAIGDRNMQARGRGDERMAHLKDAGEKVKDAFRSRRRPRGY, from the coding sequence ATGAGCGCGGGCGACAAGGCGAAGAACAAGCTGCAGCAGCTGCAGGGCCGGATGCGGGCCGCCACGGGCAGCGCCATCGGCGATCGGAACATGCAGGCGCGGGGCCGCGGCGACGAGCGGATGGCGCATCTCAAGGACGCCGGCGAGAAGGTCAAGGACGCATTCCGTTCGCGCCGGCGGCCACGCGGATACTGA
- a CDS encoding arylamine N-acetyltransferase family protein: MTDTPAYFTRIGYRGTADPTVETLHALIAAHNRTIPFENLDPLLAIPVADLSAAALTDKLVHRRRGGYCYEHNGLMGYVLEDLGFGVERLAGRVVWMRGDDTLPAQTHQLLAVTVPEMAGRFLVDVGFGGQTLSSAIRFDIGVEQTTRHEPYRIREHGERYVLEACIRGGWQPLYLFTDRPQPLIDLEVGSWYVSTHPASGFVVGLAAALVTDDARWNLRGRHLAVHRADGTERVRFDSAAQVLDTLGDRFGIDLADLGDRAELETRVHEVLDS, encoded by the coding sequence ATGACCGACACACCGGCGTACTTCACCAGGATCGGTTACCGGGGCACGGCCGATCCCACCGTCGAGACCCTGCACGCGCTGATCGCCGCACACAACCGGACGATCCCGTTCGAGAATCTCGACCCGTTGCTCGCCATCCCCGTCGCCGACCTCAGCGCCGCCGCGCTCACCGACAAGCTCGTGCACCGCAGGCGCGGCGGCTACTGCTACGAACACAACGGGCTCATGGGTTACGTGCTGGAGGACCTCGGTTTCGGGGTCGAGCGGCTCGCCGGGCGGGTCGTGTGGATGCGCGGCGACGACACTCTGCCCGCGCAGACCCACCAGTTGTTGGCGGTCACGGTGCCGGAGATGGCCGGGCGGTTCCTGGTCGACGTCGGCTTCGGTGGGCAGACGCTGTCGTCGGCGATCCGCTTCGACATCGGTGTCGAGCAGACCACGCGGCACGAGCCGTACCGGATCCGCGAACACGGCGAGAGGTATGTGCTCGAAGCGTGCATCCGGGGCGGATGGCAACCGCTGTACCTGTTCACCGACCGGCCGCAGCCCCTGATCGACCTCGAGGTCGGCAGCTGGTACGTCTCGACGCATCCCGCCTCCGGTTTCGTGGTCGGCCTGGCCGCAGCGCTGGTGACCGACGACGCCCGCTGGAACCTGCGCGGTCGCCACCTCGCGGTACACCGCGCCGACGGCACCGAGCGGGTCCGCTTCGACAGCGCCGCACAGGTTCTCGACACGCTCGGCGATCGGTTCGGCATCGACCTGGCCGACCTCGGTGACCGGGCAGAACTGGAGACGCGGGTGCACGAGGTACTCGACAGCTGA
- a CDS encoding aldehyde dehydrogenase has protein sequence MTQTVQAGADTTHKSTWDKLFIGGQWVEPSTSEVIDVHSPATGEKVGQVPLAAAADVDAACAAARKAFDEGPWPRMSPDERAAILGAAVKLMEERGDELKSLLAAETGQPQMIVDMMQYGAAMSAFTYYAGAADKFRWSEIRDGIYGQTLVTREPIGVVGAITAWNVPFFLAANKLGPALLAGCTLVLKPAAETPLSVFAMAQMFAEAGLPEGVLSVVPGGAETGRALTASDEIDKYTFTGSSAVGKEIGKLAAEKLKPCTLELGGKSAAIVLEDADLDSTLPMLAFSGVMNSGQACVAQTRILAPRSRYDEVVEKLANFVSAMPVGLPDDPNAAIGPLISEKQRERVESYIKKGTEEGARVVAGGGRPEGLDSGWFVQPTVFADVDNAMTIAQEEIFGPVLAVIPYDTEDDAIRIANDSVYGLAGSVWTTDNKKALEVASKIRTGTYAVNMYAFDPGAPFGGYKNSGIGRENGPEGIEQYCQAKSTLLPFGYTPE, from the coding sequence ATGACACAAACCGTGCAGGCAGGCGCAGACACGACGCACAAGTCCACGTGGGACAAGCTCTTCATCGGCGGCCAGTGGGTCGAACCGTCGACCTCCGAGGTCATCGACGTGCACTCCCCGGCGACGGGCGAGAAGGTCGGTCAGGTGCCGCTGGCGGCCGCGGCCGACGTCGACGCGGCCTGCGCGGCCGCGCGCAAGGCCTTCGACGAGGGCCCGTGGCCGAGGATGTCGCCGGACGAGCGCGCGGCGATCCTCGGTGCCGCGGTCAAGCTCATGGAGGAGCGCGGTGACGAGCTGAAGTCCCTGCTCGCCGCCGAGACCGGTCAGCCCCAGATGATCGTCGACATGATGCAGTACGGCGCGGCGATGTCGGCGTTCACGTACTACGCAGGCGCGGCCGACAAGTTCCGCTGGAGCGAGATCCGCGACGGCATCTACGGCCAGACGCTGGTCACCCGCGAGCCGATCGGTGTGGTCGGAGCGATCACGGCGTGGAATGTGCCGTTCTTCCTGGCCGCCAACAAGCTGGGCCCCGCGCTGCTGGCCGGCTGCACGCTCGTGCTCAAACCCGCCGCCGAGACGCCGTTGTCGGTGTTCGCGATGGCCCAGATGTTCGCCGAGGCCGGGCTGCCCGAAGGCGTGCTGTCGGTGGTGCCCGGCGGCGCCGAGACCGGCCGCGCGCTGACCGCCAGCGACGAGATCGACAAGTACACGTTCACCGGCAGCTCCGCGGTCGGCAAGGAGATCGGCAAGCTGGCCGCCGAGAAGCTCAAGCCCTGCACGCTCGAGCTGGGCGGGAAGTCCGCGGCGATCGTGCTCGAGGATGCCGACCTGGATTCGACGCTGCCCATGCTCGCGTTCTCCGGGGTGATGAACTCCGGGCAGGCGTGCGTCGCGCAGACCCGCATCCTCGCGCCGCGCTCCCGCTACGACGAGGTGGTGGAGAAGCTGGCCAACTTCGTCTCCGCGATGCCCGTCGGCCTGCCCGACGATCCGAACGCCGCCATCGGCCCGCTGATCAGCGAGAAGCAACGCGAACGCGTGGAGAGCTACATCAAGAAGGGCACCGAGGAGGGTGCGCGGGTGGTCGCGGGCGGCGGCCGTCCCGAAGGTCTGGACAGCGGCTGGTTCGTGCAGCCGACCGTGTTCGCCGACGTCGACAATGCGATGACCATCGCCCAGGAGGAGATCTTCGGGCCGGTGCTGGCGGTGATCCCCTACGACACCGAAGACGACGCGATCCGCATCGCCAACGACTCGGTGTACGGGCTCGCGGGCAGCGTGTGGACGACCGACAACAAGAAGGCGCTCGAGGTGGCGAGCAAGATCCGCACCGGCACCTACGCGGTCAACATGTACGCATTCGATCCCGGGGCGCCGTTCGGCGGCTACAAGAACTCGGGCATCGGCCGGGAGAACGGCCCCGAAGGCATCGAGCAGTACTGCCAGGCCAAGAGCACGCTGCTTCCGTTCGGCTACACCCCGGAGTAG
- a CDS encoding pentapeptide repeat-containing protein, whose amino-acid sequence MKVSARSYLIAGVSLASAGLIVTGSNTAVVDPTRADTTVAPMAATSPVPRVNQPAAIVPAGSVAVGAAFVAPTPEPDVAAQISVPDLGGLDPEEGRPGIQLSLLTGTPNLGYGNEGLFNAGVNNTGDFNIGGANDGDFNIGTGNSGGFNIGYDNTGDFNIGGDNDGNFNVGFDNDGGERNFGAGNSGSYNVGLFNTGAFNFGVGNTGVGNVGFFNTGDYTVGAFNVGIRYAGNPGISTGRTTEADDEDPDTSASKTRGAQEDDDSDEDAATTRAGRRTAAQDEGDDKKDGADASGNSTADTTDDDTTASDTTDDDTTASDTTDTTDDDGADDDA is encoded by the coding sequence ATGAAAGTCTCCGCCCGTTCCTATCTCATCGCCGGTGTGTCCCTCGCGAGCGCGGGCCTGATCGTCACCGGGTCGAACACTGCCGTCGTCGACCCGACGCGGGCCGATACGACTGTCGCGCCGATGGCGGCCACCTCGCCGGTGCCTCGGGTGAACCAACCGGCGGCGATCGTGCCGGCCGGGTCGGTGGCGGTCGGGGCGGCGTTCGTGGCGCCAACGCCGGAGCCGGACGTGGCCGCGCAGATCTCGGTTCCGGATCTCGGCGGCCTGGACCCCGAAGAGGGCCGGCCGGGAATCCAGCTCAGCCTGCTCACGGGCACCCCCAACCTCGGATACGGCAACGAAGGCCTGTTCAACGCAGGCGTCAACAACACCGGCGACTTCAACATCGGCGGCGCCAACGACGGTGACTTCAACATCGGCACCGGCAACTCCGGCGGCTTCAACATCGGTTACGACAACACCGGCGACTTCAACATCGGTGGCGACAACGACGGCAACTTCAACGTCGGGTTCGACAACGACGGCGGCGAACGCAACTTCGGCGCGGGCAACAGCGGTTCCTACAACGTCGGGTTGTTCAACACCGGTGCCTTCAACTTCGGTGTGGGCAACACCGGCGTCGGCAATGTCGGTTTCTTCAACACCGGGGACTACACCGTCGGCGCATTCAACGTCGGCATCCGCTACGCCGGCAACCCCGGAATCAGCACCGGCCGTACCACCGAGGCCGACGACGAGGACCCGGACACCAGCGCGTCGAAAACCCGCGGCGCACAGGAGGACGACGATTCCGACGAGGATGCGGCCACCACCCGGGCGGGCCGGAGGACGGCGGCCCAGGACGAGGGCGACGACAAGAAGGACGGTGCAGACGCATCCGGAAACTCCACCGCCGACACCACTGACGACGACACCACGGCCTCCGACACCACTGACGACGACACCACGGCCTCCGACACCACCGACACAACTGACGACGACGGTGCTGACGACGACGCCTGA
- a CDS encoding DUF3068 domain-containing protein: MNRAVALRIAACGLMGLGAALLIAALLLSTYTEGKIAKVPLDIDTTLISDGTGTSFDPASLLGERFVVDRDVPMVFQQQISVESPSNADVVTLQVGSSLRRTDKQQENGLLLAMVDTVTMDRSNAMAVSSESNPGGAVQKPRAIADDQPPTNIALPHDGLTYRFPFDTEKKTYPLFDPIAQKAYDANYDGEEDVNGLTAYKFTQNVGYDAEGKLVEPVKYASLYEDDADSQVTARAELWGVEGDPQEPITMSRFYAAERTLWVDPVSGTIVKSDEHAYHYYARDALRPEVTFVDYTVTTNEESVESQVASARSERDRVALWGRILPITFTAVGLVLLVGGALLGSFSLRAESALIDPGLDEADHGFFQRDDAGEPVPGAEAKTEKLPAQRPTDLPPDRPV, translated from the coding sequence TTGAACCGCGCAGTGGCGCTGCGGATCGCGGCGTGCGGACTCATGGGGCTCGGTGCTGCCCTACTGATCGCCGCGCTGTTGCTTTCCACCTATACCGAGGGCAAGATCGCCAAGGTTCCGCTGGACATCGACACCACGTTGATCAGTGACGGAACCGGCACATCCTTCGATCCGGCCTCGCTCCTGGGCGAGCGCTTCGTCGTCGACCGTGACGTGCCGATGGTGTTCCAGCAGCAGATCAGCGTGGAATCACCGTCCAACGCCGACGTGGTCACCCTGCAGGTCGGCAGCTCGCTGCGCCGCACCGACAAGCAGCAGGAGAACGGTCTGCTGCTGGCGATGGTCGACACCGTGACGATGGACCGCAGCAATGCGATGGCCGTGTCGAGCGAGAGCAACCCGGGTGGTGCGGTGCAGAAGCCGCGGGCCATCGCGGACGACCAGCCGCCGACCAACATCGCACTCCCGCACGACGGGCTGACCTATCGCTTCCCGTTCGACACGGAGAAGAAGACCTACCCGCTGTTCGACCCCATCGCCCAGAAGGCCTACGACGCCAACTACGACGGTGAAGAAGACGTCAACGGGTTGACCGCCTACAAGTTCACCCAGAACGTCGGTTACGACGCCGAGGGCAAGCTGGTCGAACCGGTGAAGTACGCCTCGCTGTACGAGGACGACGCCGACAGCCAGGTCACCGCCCGCGCCGAGCTGTGGGGCGTGGAGGGTGATCCGCAGGAGCCGATCACAATGAGCCGGTTCTACGCCGCGGAGCGCACGCTCTGGGTGGATCCGGTGTCGGGCACCATCGTCAAATCCGACGAGCACGCCTACCACTACTACGCACGGGACGCGCTGCGGCCCGAGGTGACGTTCGTGGACTACACGGTCACGACGAACGAGGAATCGGTCGAATCCCAGGTCGCCAGCGCACGCAGCGAGCGCGACCGGGTGGCGCTGTGGGGCCGCATCCTGCCGATCACGTTCACCGCGGTCGGACTGGTGCTGCTGGTCGGCGGGGCTCTGCTCGGCTCGTTCAGTCTGCGCGCGGAGTCGGCGCTCATCGACCCCGGCCTCGACGAGGCCGACCACGGGTTCTTCCAGCGCGACGACGCCGGTGAGCCGGTGCCGGGCGCGGAGGCCAAGACCGAGAAGTTGCCGGCCCAACGGCCGACCGATCTACCGCCCGACAGACCGGTCTGA
- a CDS encoding helix-turn-helix domain-containing protein: MSTPARRDRLRELLDAVVDADNPDVGDMARSTHASEFHFSREVRRLTGEPPAALRRRIMLERAAWRLRRGETVSAVAADEGWSSPEVFSRAFRRTFGVPPSRAGDVEFRVPAPNGLHFHPPQSLWLDGDGSSKSPDPGRLMVAHDIADTAHLIERACELTDEQWRREVAPGQVVLDWDGPEPSVGAVLRALVWNKVVWLATVEGRDLPARDGSTTAEQLAVQHDDIGKHWAAMIAEYSTAGRMGDTVIDALCDPPESFQLYGIVAHVLTFSAHRRALARSMLAGMGVAAGPGDPLDWMRRH; the protein is encoded by the coding sequence GTGAGTACACCGGCGCGGCGGGATCGCCTGCGGGAACTGCTCGACGCCGTCGTCGACGCGGACAATCCCGACGTGGGTGACATGGCGCGCAGCACTCACGCCTCGGAGTTCCACTTCTCGCGCGAGGTGCGCCGGCTCACCGGCGAGCCACCGGCCGCGCTGCGCCGCCGGATCATGCTCGAACGCGCCGCGTGGCGGCTGCGCCGCGGCGAAACCGTCTCCGCCGTCGCCGCCGACGAGGGGTGGTCGTCACCGGAGGTGTTCTCCCGCGCGTTCCGCCGCACGTTCGGCGTACCCCCGTCGCGCGCCGGGGACGTCGAGTTCCGGGTGCCCGCACCCAACGGTCTGCACTTCCATCCGCCACAGTCGCTGTGGCTCGACGGCGACGGCAGCAGCAAGTCGCCCGACCCGGGCCGGCTCATGGTGGCCCATGACATCGCCGACACGGCCCACCTGATCGAGCGGGCGTGTGAGCTGACCGACGAGCAGTGGCGCCGCGAGGTCGCACCGGGTCAGGTGGTCCTCGACTGGGACGGGCCCGAACCCAGCGTCGGTGCGGTGTTGCGGGCGCTGGTCTGGAACAAGGTGGTCTGGCTGGCCACCGTCGAGGGCCGGGATCTCCCCGCCCGCGACGGGTCCACGACGGCAGAGCAGCTGGCCGTTCAGCACGATGACATCGGAAAGCATTGGGCGGCAATGATTGCGGAGTACTCCACCGCCGGACGGATGGGCGACACCGTGATCGACGCGCTCTGCGACCCGCCCGAGTCCTTCCAGCTGTACGGGATCGTGGCGCACGTGCTCACCTTCTCGGCGCACCGGCGCGCACTGGCGCGGTCCATGCTCGCCGGCATGGGCGTGGCCGCCGGACCGGGTGACCCGTTGGACTGGATGAGGAGGCACTGA
- a CDS encoding dihydrofolate reductase family protein → MATVYYTASSLDGYIVDEDGSLDWLIHRDIDPDGPFHYDAFAATVGALVMGSATYEWIVKNQPGEWMYTQPTWVMTHRSHIIAEGHPVQTFDGAVTELHPTLVSAAAGKDVWVVGGGEVAAQFVSAGLVDEMIVSYAPCTLGGGSRVLPIRSEWRFVESAVNREFLCGRWQVA, encoded by the coding sequence ATGGCGACCGTGTACTACACCGCGTCGAGCCTGGACGGCTACATCGTCGACGAGGACGGCAGCCTGGACTGGCTGATCCACCGCGACATCGACCCCGACGGGCCGTTCCACTACGACGCGTTCGCCGCCACCGTCGGTGCGCTGGTGATGGGTTCGGCCACCTACGAGTGGATTGTGAAAAACCAGCCCGGCGAATGGATGTACACCCAGCCGACGTGGGTGATGACACACCGTTCCCACATCATCGCCGAGGGACACCCCGTGCAGACCTTCGACGGAGCGGTGACCGAACTGCATCCGACGCTGGTGTCCGCGGCGGCGGGTAAGGACGTGTGGGTGGTCGGCGGCGGAGAGGTGGCCGCGCAGTTCGTTTCCGCGGGGCTGGTCGACGAGATGATCGTCAGCTACGCGCCGTGCACGCTCGGCGGAGGCTCACGCGTCCTGCCGATCCGCTCGGAGTGGCGGTTCGTGGAATCGGCGGTCAACCGCGAATTCCTCTGTGGCCGTTGGCAGGTGGCCTGA